A DNA window from Onthophagus taurus isolate NC chromosome 1, IU_Otau_3.0, whole genome shotgun sequence contains the following coding sequences:
- the LOC139431249 gene encoding uncharacterized protein: MSSEINDIAKKVIENSLLPSKSTKIYNGAYNKFLTWCNKKNIKDYSENTLLVYFYELVTESKWKCSTLWSQYSMLRTVLNINYNVDISKYMKLRAFLKKQNEGYRPKKSKVFTKEQFDKFLDEAPNDKYLGLKVVLIIGISGACRCDELVNLTLNDVESLGSVIRVTIPDSKTNKSRSFTIIGDKYINLYQKYVALRPQDFESRRFFLKYLNGKCCRMVMGIHVIGKIPLKVATYLNLPQPNEYTGHSLRRTSATLLVDGGGDLTCLKRLGGWKSGTVAEGYIEESMFNQNENARKILSSHNVDVNINNDSIHDNTVIFNDSENISREVSTKKGVVPSEEVNFCGAVFKKCTVNINIYKK; this comes from the exons atgtCGTCCGAAATTAACGATATCGCGAAGAAGGTAATAGAAAATAGTTTATTACCTTCGAAATctactaaaatatataatggtgcgtacaataaatttcttacatggtgtaataaaaaaaatataaaagactATTCGGAAAATACATTACTAGTGTATTTTTACGAATTAGTAACCGAATCTAAATGGAAATGTTCCACTTTATGGTCTCAATACTCCATGTTAAGAACAGTATTGAACATTAACTACAATGTTGACATATCGAAATATATGAAACTACgagcatttttgaaaaaacagaATGAGGGCTATAGACCCAAGAAATCAAAAGTATTTACAAAAGAACAATTTGACAAGTTTTTGGATGAAGCTCCAAATGACAAATATTTAGGACTTAAG gttgttttaataattggaATATCGGGGGCATGTAGATGCGATGAGTTAGTAAATTTAACACTAAATGACGTAGAAAGTTTAGGATCCGTCATTCGTGTAACTATTCCTGATAGTAAAACTAACAAATCAAGGTCATTTACAATAATTGGAGACAAGTATATAAACCTATATCAAAAGTATGTAGCATTGAGACCTCAGGACTTTGAAagtagaagattttttttaaaatatcttaatggAAAGTGTTGTCGAATGGTTATGGGAATTCATGTGATTGGTAAAATCCCTCTAAAAGTGGCCACATACTTAAATTTACCACAACCAAACGAATATACTGGACATTCATTACGAAGAACGTCAGCCACTTTACTTGTAGATGGAGGAGGCGATCTTACCTGTTTAAAAAGACTTGGTGGATGGAAATCCGGCACAGTGGCTGAAGGCTACATAGAAGAGTCGATGTtcaatcaaaatgaaaatgcaagaaaaattttatcaagCCATAACGTAGACGTTAACATAAATAATGATTCAATTCATGATAATAcagtaatttttaatgacaGTGAAAACATCTCCAGAGAAGTTTCCACCAAAAAAGGAGTAGTTCCCTCAGAAGAAGTAAACTTTTGTGGAGCTGTTTTCAAGAAATGCacagttaatattaatatttataaaaaataa
- the LOC139429585 gene encoding SCAN domain-containing protein 3-like: MDFEDENNQAIKKCKALLKKATLGSELVFIKSNYEFVSRIILNLEMQAMSLNKSVGLKEEFETGIKKVNGIEKLIVPMQENDSEVIFYVTQEDLFDVLYDIHLAIGHGGRDRMIKELNKKYKNITQKHIKSFLNICEGCQQTVNFTTFK; this comes from the exons ATGGATTTTGAGGATGAAAATAATCAAGCAATTAAAAAATGCAAAGCACTATTAAAAAAAGCGACATTAGGTTCAGAATTAgtgtttattaaaagtaattatgaGTTTGTTAGtaggattattttaaatttagaaatgcAAGCAATGTCACTAAATAAGTCTGTTGGATTAAAAGAGGAATTTGAGACTggtattaaaaaagtaaatg gtattgaaaaattaattgtaccGATGCAAGAAAATGATAGTGAAGTAATCTTTTATGTTACACAAGAAGATTTGTTTGATGTGCTTTATGACATTCATCTTGCAATTGGACATGGAGGCAGAGATAGGAtgattaaagaattaaataaaaaatataaaaatataacgcAGAAACATATAAAGAGTTTCTTAAACATCTGCGAAGGCTGTCAGCAAACCGTTAATTTCACAACATTTAAATAG
- the LOC139429583 gene encoding uncharacterized protein — MAETDEVCMIELRSFEAEELVNRLRGWGFIPKEGDYKCPQCECPLALQQQGRADGYLWVCNFVSIRKQKKQKCDKTVSFRTGTFFANSKLAIPQILGFIDLWVEKAHLALISKLAKMSLQSAVYWASFCREVLLDKYLMHPEMLGGPDSVVEIDESQFGRRKYHRGHRVEGQRVFGGYERGTGRVFMEVADNGSTDTLLPIIKKWIRPGTTIISDYWKEYNCLEREGYVQLKINHSINFVDLAKGSMSFSGRTKDQLPGNLARYMFSKSCAERRVNKTEEFYRIAALMYDPTKPDTQRDPEEVSDEYVDKIDN, encoded by the exons ATGGCTGAG actgATGAAGTGTGCATGATTGAACTGCGTTCGTTTGAAGCAGAAGAGTTAGTTAACCGCCTGAGAGGATGGGGTTTCATTCCTAAGGAAGGCGATTACAAGTGTCCACAATGCGAGTGTCCGCTAGCCCTACAACAACAGGGCAGAGCAGATGGGTATTTGTGGGTCTGCAATTTTGTTTCGATtaggaaacaaaaaaaacaaaagtgCGATAAGACTGTATCGTTTCGAACCGGTACGTTTTTTGCAAATTCTAAATTAGCCATACCTCAAATTTTAGGATTCATCGATTTGTGGGTAGAGAAGGCTCATCTTGCACTCATCTCGAAACTAGCTAAAATGTCTTTACAATCTGCGGTCTATTGGGCATCGTTCTGTCGGGAAGTCCTATTAGACAAATACCTGATGCACCCGGAAATGTTAGGCGGTCCGGACTCTGTCGTCGAAATAGACGAAAGTCAATTTGGCCGACGAAAATATCATCGTGGACACCGCGTTGAGGGTCAACGGGTTTTTGGCGGGTATGAACGAGGTACAGGGCGTGTGTTTATGGAGGTCGCAGATAACGGATCAACGGATACTCTTCTGccaataatcaaaaaatggattcgGCCAGGGACCACCATTATTTCCGATTATTGGAAGGAGTATAATTGTTTGGAGCGGGAGGGGTACGTACAATTAAAGATTAACCATTCGATAAATTTTGTAGATCTTGCTAAGGGTAGCATGTCCTTTTCTGGTCGTACAAAGGACCAGCTGCCAGGTAACCTTGCACGATACATGTTCAGCAAGTCATGTGCAGAACGAAGGGTAAACAAGACCGAAGAATTTTATCGAATAGCTGCCTTGATGTATGACCCCACCAAACCAGACACACAACGTGATCCGGAGGAAGTCAGTGATGAGTATGTCGACAAAATCGATAATTAA